The Lineus longissimus chromosome 2, tnLinLong1.2, whole genome shotgun sequence genome window below encodes:
- the LOC135483357 gene encoding A-kinase anchor protein 1, mitochondrial-like isoform X2 gives MGMSVRAVVACAIPTAVAVIGFIFFWTRKKPEPDKRSTMDPKKSHVQKVESVLSKQDKVDSLQDVAMTSSGMDLNHVEEPIILASKAVDIETVPFVEEEILCAEAQSNEFSIAPSYVNDIQSAPMTATNLSALHCYQDSSEDKPEVVSEHETCAPVSAMEAESSDGHCECPTSLNGAEPGSSPQEKGSKTAGVLSDRKRVDSGLEDVHNYVDKVDSSLVKPAPERPDSIPLSPRRPMPADSPNEHLNNSDSVSEASEVSNDSGKGASVAENHLINLQMNGETHITYQFAFPSELCGRMVGKHGRNINEIKDRSGAQITLLRQPFTKDAQVCCLEGTETEIQLALEIIKKRFPSDRFPKINYDQIDTQHPPAQSPVLSPDLMQLKLPAGVSSDAIVSSMVDVSHVFLQQPTHPSFPSLERLNQYMNTCYTQDLTVPPLPKPVEGGVICAAPIMDGWYRAQVMTVTEDESECDIKFLDYGGYSRVTIADLRQIRSDFMTLPFQATECYMANIAPLADEEVFSIESAAILEELTQGHLLQVEIVTYDEESGIPFVNMYRMDRDSVAFINRELVNRGVVRWLEAA, from the exons TCGAGCCGTTGTGGCTTGTGCTATACCCACAGCTGTTGCCGTTATTGGGTTTATTTTCTTCTGGACAAGAAAAAAACCAGAACCAGACAAGCGATCGACAATGGACCCTAAAAAGTCTCATGTGCAGAAAGTAGAGTCAGTTCTTTCTAAACAAGACAAAGTAGACAGCTTGCAGGATGTTGCTATGACATCTTCAGGAATGGATCTAAACCATGTTGAGGAACCTATTATCCTGGCCTCAAAAGCAGTTGACATAGAAACAGTCCCTTTCGTCGAGGAAGAGATCCTGTGTGCCGAAGCACAAAGCAATGAATTTTCCATAGCTCCATCATATGTGAATGACATTCAGTCTGCCCCAATGACTGCTACTAATCTCAGTGCATTACATTGTTATCAGGACAGTTCAGAAGATAAGCCTGAGGTAGTGTCTGAACATGAAACCTGTGCTCCTGTATCAGCCATGGAAGCAGAGAGTAGTGATGGACATTGTGAATGCCCTACTTCTTTGAATGGTGCTGAACCTGGGTCATCACCACAAGAGAAGGGAAGCAAAACAGCAGGTGTATTGTCGGACAGAAAAAGAGTTGACAGCGGTCTTGAGGATGTGCACAATTACGTTGATAAAGTGGACAGTTCACTTGTAAAACCAGCACCGGAAAGACCGGACAGTATACCACTCAGTCCAAGACGTCCAATGCCTGCCGACAGTCCTAATGAACATTTGAATAATTCTGACTCGGTGTCCGAGGCTAGTGAG GTGTCTAATGACAGTGGTAAAGGTGCCAGCGTTGCTGAGAACCATCTGATCAATCTTCAGATGAATGGCGAGACTCACATCACCTACCAGTTTGCATTTCCAAGTGAACTCTGTGGCCGTATGGTTGGAAAACATGGCAGGAATATCAATGAAATTAAAGACCGTTCTGGAGCACAAATTACATTGCTGCGACAGCCATTCACCAAGGATGCACAGGTCTGTTGCCTGGAAG GCACTGAGACAGAAATTCAACTTGCTTTGGAAATAATCAAGAAGCGATTTCCTTCAGATCGTTTCCCTAAAATCAACTATGACCAGATTGATACCCAACATCCCCCAGCGCAGAGTCCAGTTCTCTCTCCTGACCTCATGCAG CTGAAGTTGCCTGCCGGAGTGTCGAGCGATGCGATTGTGTCTAGTATGGTGGATGTGAGTCATGTCTTTCTCCAACAGCCAACCCATCCTTCTTTTCCCTCACTCGAAAGGTTGAACCAGTACATGAATACGTGCTACACCCAAGACCTCACTGTTCCACCACTGCCAAAACCAGTTGAAG GTGGAGTGATATGTGCTGCCCCAATCATGGATGGTTGGTATCGAGCCCAGGTCATGACGGTGACAGAAGACGAATCAGAATGTGATATCAAGTTCTTGGACTATGGCGGATATTCACGGGTGACTATAGCTGATCTTCGACAGATCAGAAGTGACTTCATGACACTGCCGTTCCAAGCTACTGAGTGCTACATGGCTAACATTGCTCCTCTAGCAG ATGAAGAGGTGTTCTCGATAGAGTCTGCCGCTATTCTCGAGGAGTTGACACAAGGTCACTTACTGCAGGTCGAAATAGTAACGTATGACGAGGAATCGGGAATTCCATTTGTGAACATGTACAGAATGGACCGGGACAGC GTGGCATTCATCAACCGGGAACTTGTGAATCGTGGTGTGGTCAGGTGGCTCGAGGCTGCATAA
- the LOC135483357 gene encoding A-kinase anchor protein 1, mitochondrial-like isoform X1: protein MGMSVRAVVACAIPTAVAVIGFIFFWTRKKPEPDKRSTMDPKKSHVQKVESVLSKQDKVDSLQDVAMTSSGMDLNHVEEPIILASKAVDIETVPFVEEEILCAEAQSNEFSIAPSYVNDIQSAPMTATNLSALHCYQDSSEDKPEVVSEHETCAPVSAMEAESSDGHCECPTSLNGAEPGSSPQEKGSKTAGVLSDRKRVDSGLEDVHNYVDKVDSSLVKPAPERPDSIPLSPRRPMPADSPNEHLNNSDSVSEASEVSNDSGKGASVAENHLINLQMNGETHITYQFAFPSELCGRMVGKHGRNINEIKDRSGAQITLLRQPFTKDAQVCCLEGTETEIQLALEIIKKRFPSDRFPKINYDQIDTQHPPAQSPVLSPDLMQLKLPAGVSSDAIVSSMVDVSHVFLQQPTHPSFPSLERLNQYMNTCYTQDLTVPPLPKPVEGGVICAAPIMDGWYRAQVMTVTEDESECDIKFLDYGGYSRVTIADLRQIRSDFMTLPFQATECYMANIAPLADEEVFSIESAAILEELTQGHLLQVEIVTYDEESGIPFVNMYRMDRDSIGVPVSDSHVAFINRELVNRGVVRWLEAA from the exons TCGAGCCGTTGTGGCTTGTGCTATACCCACAGCTGTTGCCGTTATTGGGTTTATTTTCTTCTGGACAAGAAAAAAACCAGAACCAGACAAGCGATCGACAATGGACCCTAAAAAGTCTCATGTGCAGAAAGTAGAGTCAGTTCTTTCTAAACAAGACAAAGTAGACAGCTTGCAGGATGTTGCTATGACATCTTCAGGAATGGATCTAAACCATGTTGAGGAACCTATTATCCTGGCCTCAAAAGCAGTTGACATAGAAACAGTCCCTTTCGTCGAGGAAGAGATCCTGTGTGCCGAAGCACAAAGCAATGAATTTTCCATAGCTCCATCATATGTGAATGACATTCAGTCTGCCCCAATGACTGCTACTAATCTCAGTGCATTACATTGTTATCAGGACAGTTCAGAAGATAAGCCTGAGGTAGTGTCTGAACATGAAACCTGTGCTCCTGTATCAGCCATGGAAGCAGAGAGTAGTGATGGACATTGTGAATGCCCTACTTCTTTGAATGGTGCTGAACCTGGGTCATCACCACAAGAGAAGGGAAGCAAAACAGCAGGTGTATTGTCGGACAGAAAAAGAGTTGACAGCGGTCTTGAGGATGTGCACAATTACGTTGATAAAGTGGACAGTTCACTTGTAAAACCAGCACCGGAAAGACCGGACAGTATACCACTCAGTCCAAGACGTCCAATGCCTGCCGACAGTCCTAATGAACATTTGAATAATTCTGACTCGGTGTCCGAGGCTAGTGAG GTGTCTAATGACAGTGGTAAAGGTGCCAGCGTTGCTGAGAACCATCTGATCAATCTTCAGATGAATGGCGAGACTCACATCACCTACCAGTTTGCATTTCCAAGTGAACTCTGTGGCCGTATGGTTGGAAAACATGGCAGGAATATCAATGAAATTAAAGACCGTTCTGGAGCACAAATTACATTGCTGCGACAGCCATTCACCAAGGATGCACAGGTCTGTTGCCTGGAAG GCACTGAGACAGAAATTCAACTTGCTTTGGAAATAATCAAGAAGCGATTTCCTTCAGATCGTTTCCCTAAAATCAACTATGACCAGATTGATACCCAACATCCCCCAGCGCAGAGTCCAGTTCTCTCTCCTGACCTCATGCAG CTGAAGTTGCCTGCCGGAGTGTCGAGCGATGCGATTGTGTCTAGTATGGTGGATGTGAGTCATGTCTTTCTCCAACAGCCAACCCATCCTTCTTTTCCCTCACTCGAAAGGTTGAACCAGTACATGAATACGTGCTACACCCAAGACCTCACTGTTCCACCACTGCCAAAACCAGTTGAAG GTGGAGTGATATGTGCTGCCCCAATCATGGATGGTTGGTATCGAGCCCAGGTCATGACGGTGACAGAAGACGAATCAGAATGTGATATCAAGTTCTTGGACTATGGCGGATATTCACGGGTGACTATAGCTGATCTTCGACAGATCAGAAGTGACTTCATGACACTGCCGTTCCAAGCTACTGAGTGCTACATGGCTAACATTGCTCCTCTAGCAG ATGAAGAGGTGTTCTCGATAGAGTCTGCCGCTATTCTCGAGGAGTTGACACAAGGTCACTTACTGCAGGTCGAAATAGTAACGTATGACGAGGAATCGGGAATTCCATTTGTGAACATGTACAGAATGGACCGGGACAGC ATAGGTGTGCCTGTCAGTGACAGTCAT GTGGCATTCATCAACCGGGAACTTGTGAATCGTGGTGTGGTCAGGTGGCTCGAGGCTGCATAA